From a single Streptomyces misionensis genomic region:
- a CDS encoding cellulase family glycosylhydrolase, which translates to MGPPKRLTVLAAVAAILLALLTAVTSTAPARAASTAGAGYWHTSGRQIVDANGNPVRIAGINWFGFETSNHVVHGLWSRDYKSMLDQISSLGYNTLRIPYSDDIFKSGTMPESIDFSSGKNADLQGLDSLGVLDKIVDYSGRIGLKVILDRHRPDSSGQSALWYTSSVPESTWLANLKTLASRYANNPTVIGIDLHNEPHDPACWGCGDTSTDWRLAAERGGNAVLSANPNMLIFVEGIQTYNGDSTWWGGNLEGAGTYPVRLDVANRVVYSAHDYATSVSNQPWFSDPSFPNNMPGIWDKHWGYLFKNNIAPVWVGEFGTTLQSAVDQTWLKALVDYLRPTSQYGADSFQWTFWCLNPDSGDTGGILKDDWSTVDTVKDGYLTSVKAPGFGSGGGNPPGGGTDTTAPSAPTGLTVSGTTSSSVSLKWTASTDNVGVTGYDVYRGSTKVGSTTSTSYTDSGLSASTSYSYTVKAKDAAGNVSAASGAVTATTAASGGGGTPGTGAVKVQYKNNDSAPGDNQIKPGLKVVNTGSSAVDLSKVTIRYYFTGDSGSSSFTTSCDYAAVGCSNLTQKVVALSSPKAGADHYLEVGFTSGAGSLAAGASTGDIQARINKSDWSNFNESDDYSYATNTAYADATKVTVYLDGTLAGGIEP; encoded by the coding sequence TTGGGCCCACCGAAGCGGCTCACGGTGCTCGCCGCCGTGGCCGCGATCCTGCTCGCTCTGCTGACCGCCGTGACGAGCACGGCGCCCGCTCGGGCAGCCAGTACGGCCGGAGCGGGCTACTGGCACACCAGCGGCCGGCAGATCGTGGACGCGAACGGGAACCCGGTGCGCATCGCCGGGATCAACTGGTTCGGGTTCGAGACATCGAACCATGTGGTCCACGGCCTGTGGTCACGGGACTACAAGAGCATGCTCGACCAGATCTCCTCGCTCGGATACAACACGCTGCGCATTCCGTACTCCGACGACATCTTCAAGTCGGGCACCATGCCGGAAAGCATCGACTTCTCCAGCGGCAAGAACGCCGACCTGCAGGGCCTTGACTCGCTGGGCGTGCTGGACAAGATCGTCGACTACTCGGGCCGGATCGGCCTGAAGGTCATCCTCGACCGGCACCGGCCGGACTCGAGTGGCCAGAGCGCCCTCTGGTACACCAGCAGCGTCCCGGAGTCGACCTGGCTCGCCAACCTGAAGACGCTGGCGAGCCGGTACGCCAACAATCCCACGGTCATCGGCATCGACCTGCACAACGAGCCGCACGACCCGGCCTGTTGGGGCTGTGGTGACACCAGCACCGACTGGCGGCTGGCGGCCGAACGCGGCGGCAACGCCGTGCTGTCGGCCAACCCCAACATGCTGATCTTCGTCGAGGGCATCCAGACCTACAACGGCGACTCCACCTGGTGGGGCGGCAACCTGGAGGGCGCCGGCACCTACCCGGTCCGGCTCGACGTCGCCAACCGCGTCGTCTACTCGGCCCACGACTACGCCACCAGCGTCTCCAACCAGCCCTGGTTCAGCGACCCGTCCTTCCCGAACAACATGCCGGGGATCTGGGACAAGCACTGGGGCTACCTGTTCAAGAACAACATCGCCCCCGTCTGGGTGGGCGAGTTCGGCACGACGCTCCAGTCGGCCGTCGACCAGACCTGGCTGAAGGCGCTGGTCGACTACCTCCGCCCGACCTCGCAGTACGGCGCCGACAGCTTCCAGTGGACGTTCTGGTGCCTGAACCCCGACTCCGGTGACACCGGCGGCATCCTCAAGGACGACTGGTCGACGGTCGACACCGTCAAGGACGGCTATCTGACGTCCGTCAAGGCGCCCGGCTTCGGCTCCGGCGGCGGCAACCCGCCCGGTGGCGGCACCGATACGACGGCGCCGTCCGCGCCGACGGGTCTGACGGTGTCGGGGACGACGAGTTCGAGTGTGTCGTTGAAGTGGACGGCGTCCACGGACAACGTGGGGGTCACCGGTTACGACGTGTACCGGGGCTCGACGAAGGTGGGCAGCACCACGTCCACGTCGTACACGGATTCGGGGCTGTCGGCGTCGACGTCGTACTCGTACACGGTGAAGGCGAAGGACGCGGCGGGCAACGTGTCGGCGGCGTCGGGCGCGGTGACGGCGACCACGGCGGCGTCCGGTGGTGGTGGCACTCCGGGTACGGGCGCGGTGAAGGTGCAGTACAAGAACAACGACTCGGCGCCGGGTGACAACCAGATCAAGCCGGGTCTGAAGGTGGTCAACACCGGTAGCAGCGCGGTGGACTTGTCGAAGGTGACGATCCGTTACTACTTCACCGGTGACAGCGGGTCGTCCTCCTTCACCACGTCGTGCGACTACGCGGCGGTCGGCTGCTCGAACCTGACGCAGAAGGTCGTGGCCCTGTCCTCGCCGAAGGCGGGCGCGGACCACTACCTGGAGGTCGGGTTCACCTCCGGCGCGGGCAGCCTCGCGGCCGGCGCGTCGACCGGTGACATCCAGGCCCGGATCAACAAGAGCGACTGGTCGAACTTCAACGAGTCCGACGACTACAGCTACGCCACCAACACCGCCTACGCCGACGCCACCAAGGTGACCGTGTACCTCGACGGCACCCTCGCGGGCGGCATCGAGCCCTGA
- a CDS encoding glycoside hydrolase family 6 protein yields the protein MTLNAPTASAATRVDNPYVGAKGYVNPEWSSEAAAEPGGSAVANTPTAVWLDSISTISGTSGKMGLRDHLDKAVSQGANLITLVIYDLPGRDCSALASNGELGPTDIGRYETEYIDPIAKILADPAYANLRIVNVIEPDSLPNIVTNAGGSAGSTTQCETMKANGNYETGVGYALNHLGAIPNVYNYIDAGHHGWLGWDTNLGPAVDEFYKAANTAGATVNDVQGFITNTANYSATVEPYFKVSDNVNGTTVRQSKWVDWNQYVDEQSYAQALRTALVAKGFDSGIGMLIDTSRNGWGGSARPTGPGPTTSVDNYVNGGRIDRRLHTGNWCNQSGAGLGERPTAAPASGIDAYVWVKPPGESDGSSQPVDNNEGKGFDQMCDPTYGGNARNGNNPTGALPNAPVAGHWFSAQFQQLLQNAYPPVSGGGNPPGGGSDTTAPSAPTGLTVSGTTSSSVSLKWTASTDNVGVTGYDVYRGSTKVGSTTSTSYTDSGLTASTSYSYTVKAKDAAGNVSAASSAVTATTAASGGGGTPGTGAVKVQYKNNDSAPGDNQIKPGLKVVNTGSSAVDLSKVTIRYYFTSDGGASTFTTSCDYAAVGCSNVTQKVVALSSPKAGADHYVEIGFTSGAGSLAAGASTGDIQARINKSDWSNFSESDDYSYATNTAYADASKVTVYVSGTLAGGVEP from the coding sequence ATGACGCTCAACGCGCCCACCGCTTCGGCGGCCACCCGGGTGGACAACCCCTATGTGGGCGCGAAGGGTTATGTGAACCCGGAGTGGTCCAGCGAGGCCGCGGCGGAGCCCGGCGGCAGCGCGGTCGCCAACACACCGACCGCCGTGTGGCTGGACAGCATCTCGACCATCTCGGGCACCAGCGGCAAGATGGGGTTGCGCGACCACCTGGACAAGGCGGTGTCGCAGGGCGCCAACCTGATCACGCTGGTCATCTACGACCTGCCCGGCCGGGACTGCTCCGCCCTCGCCTCCAACGGCGAGCTGGGCCCGACCGACATCGGGCGGTACGAGACCGAGTACATCGACCCGATCGCCAAGATCCTCGCCGACCCGGCCTACGCCAATCTGCGGATCGTCAACGTCATCGAGCCCGACTCGCTGCCGAACATCGTCACCAACGCGGGCGGCAGCGCCGGGTCGACGACCCAGTGCGAGACCATGAAGGCGAACGGCAACTACGAGACCGGCGTGGGCTACGCGCTCAACCACCTGGGCGCGATCCCGAACGTGTACAACTACATCGACGCGGGACACCACGGCTGGCTGGGCTGGGACACCAACCTCGGCCCCGCCGTGGACGAGTTCTACAAGGCCGCGAACACCGCCGGCGCCACCGTCAACGACGTGCAGGGCTTCATCACCAACACGGCCAACTACTCGGCGACGGTCGAGCCGTACTTCAAGGTGAGCGACAACGTCAACGGCACGACGGTGCGCCAGTCCAAGTGGGTGGACTGGAACCAGTACGTCGACGAGCAGTCGTACGCCCAGGCGCTGCGCACCGCCCTGGTGGCGAAGGGCTTCGACTCCGGTATCGGGATGCTGATCGACACCTCCCGCAACGGCTGGGGCGGCTCCGCCCGGCCGACCGGCCCCGGCCCGACGACCTCCGTGGACAACTACGTCAACGGCGGCCGGATCGACCGCCGTCTCCACACCGGCAACTGGTGCAACCAGAGCGGTGCGGGACTCGGCGAGCGGCCGACCGCGGCGCCCGCCTCCGGGATCGACGCCTACGTGTGGGTCAAGCCGCCGGGGGAGTCGGACGGTTCGAGCCAGCCCGTCGACAACAACGAGGGCAAGGGCTTCGACCAGATGTGTGACCCCACCTACGGGGGCAACGCCCGCAACGGCAACAACCCGACCGGCGCCCTGCCGAACGCGCCGGTGGCCGGCCACTGGTTCTCCGCCCAGTTCCAGCAACTGCTGCAGAACGCCTACCCGCCCGTCTCCGGCGGCGGCAACCCGCCCGGTGGCGGCTCGGACACCACGGCGCCCTCCGCGCCGACGGGTCTGACGGTGTCCGGGACGACCAGTTCGAGCGTGTCGCTGAAGTGGACCGCGTCCACGGACAACGTGGGGGTCACCGGTTACGACGTGTACCGGGGGTCCACGAAGGTGGGCAGCACCACGTCCACGTCCTACACCGACTCCGGGCTCACGGCGTCGACGTCGTACTCGTACACGGTGAAGGCGAAGGACGCGGCGGGCAATGTGTCGGCGGCGTCGAGCGCGGTGACGGCGACCACGGCGGCGTCCGGTGGTGGTGGCACCCCGGGCACGGGTGCGGTGAAGGTGCAGTACAAGAACAACGACAGCGCCCCCGGCGACAACCAGATCAAGCCGGGCCTCAAGGTGGTCAACACCGGTAGCAGCGCGGTGGACCTGTCGAAGGTGACCATCCGCTACTACTTCACCAGTGACGGCGGCGCCTCCACCTTCACCACGTCGTGCGACTACGCGGCGGTCGGCTGCTCGAACGTCACGCAGAAGGTCGTGGCCCTGTCCTCGCCGAAGGCGGGCGCGGACCACTACGTGGAGATCGGGTTCACCTCCGGCGCCGGGAGCCTTGCCGCGGGCGCGTCGACCGGTGACATCCAGGCCCGGATCAACAAGAGCGACTGGTCGAACTTCAGCGAGTCCGACGACTACAGCTACGCGACCAACACCGCGTACGCCGACGCCAGCAAGGTGACGGTGTACGTGAGCGGCACCCTCGCGGGCGGCGTCGAGCCGTAA
- a CDS encoding glycoside hydrolase family 48 protein: MSASGISRRRFAAAVGGALLGAAVSPTLASATPSAKAATSPTAVADDPYTTAFLTQYKKIKDPANGYFSPDGIPYHCVETLIVEAPDHGHQTTSEAFSYWFWLEATYGRVTADWTPFNNAWATAEKYIIPTHNDQPSNGSYNAASPATYIPEWPDVNKYPSALDSSVTSGQDPIASELNSAYGTPDIYGMHWLLDVDNVYGYGNTPGTGAENGPTASGPSYINSYQRGAQESVWETIPQPTTDLFKYGGTNGYLDLFVKDSAYSQQWKYTNAPDADARAVQAAYWAFRWATAQGNQSAISASVAKAAKMGDYLRYALFDKYFKKIGNCTDPKSCAAGTGRDSEHYLLAWYYAWGGAEPGGGWAWRIGDGSAHQGYQNPLAAWALANVPSLTPKSPTAKSDWSTSLQRQLEFYQWLQSAEGAIAGGATNSWNGQYGTPPAGTPTFYGMAYDWQPVYHDPPSNNWFGFQCWSLERVAEYYYVTGNATAKAVLDKWVAWAISETTVTATDFKIPGTLNWSGQPDTWNPSSPSGNKSLHVTVVDHGNDTGVAAAYVKTLTYYAAKSGDTASAALAKKLLDAMATLADAKGITTPETRTDYSRFGDPVYVPSGWSGKMPNGDPVNANSTFLSIRTWYKKDPDWPKVQAYLDGGAAPTFVYHRFWAQADIAMAYAVYAELIVGTGGGGGTGDTTPPTVPTNLAVAATTDTSVSLTWTASTDDVGVAGYDIYRGTTLAGSAVTTSFTDSGLKAATAYSYTVRAKDAAGNVSAASGAVTATTKAGSGGNPTGAVKVQYKNNDSAPGDNQIKPGLKVINTGTSPLSLSAVTLRYWFTGESGASTYGTWCDYAAVGASNVTQKVVAVSSPKAGADHYLEVGFTSGAGSLAAGASSGDVQCRIAKSDWSNFSESDDYSYGRNTAYTDAGKVTAYVNGTLAWGTEP; the protein is encoded by the coding sequence ATGTCCGCCTCCGGCATATCCCGCAGGCGATTCGCCGCCGCGGTCGGCGGAGCCCTGCTCGGGGCGGCCGTCTCGCCCACGCTCGCCAGCGCGACGCCCTCCGCGAAGGCCGCCACGTCCCCGACGGCCGTCGCCGACGACCCGTACACCACGGCCTTTCTGACCCAGTACAAGAAGATCAAGGACCCGGCGAACGGCTACTTCAGCCCCGACGGCATCCCGTACCACTGCGTGGAGACACTGATCGTCGAGGCCCCCGACCACGGCCACCAGACCACCTCGGAGGCGTTCAGCTACTGGTTCTGGCTGGAGGCCACCTACGGCCGGGTGACCGCCGACTGGACGCCGTTCAACAACGCCTGGGCCACGGCCGAGAAGTACATCATCCCCACCCACAACGACCAGCCGAGCAACGGCTCCTACAACGCGGCCAGCCCGGCGACCTACATCCCCGAGTGGCCGGACGTCAACAAGTACCCCTCCGCACTGGACAGTTCGGTCACCTCCGGCCAGGATCCGATCGCGAGCGAGCTGAACTCCGCCTACGGCACCCCGGACATCTACGGGATGCACTGGCTGCTGGACGTCGACAACGTCTACGGCTACGGCAACACCCCGGGCACCGGGGCGGAGAACGGGCCGACCGCGTCGGGACCGTCGTACATCAACAGCTATCAGCGCGGCGCCCAGGAGTCGGTGTGGGAGACCATCCCGCAGCCGACGACCGACCTGTTCAAGTACGGCGGGACGAACGGCTACCTCGACCTGTTCGTCAAGGACAGCGCCTACTCCCAGCAGTGGAAGTACACCAACGCCCCCGACGCCGACGCCCGCGCGGTGCAGGCGGCGTACTGGGCCTTCCGGTGGGCCACCGCCCAGGGCAACCAGTCGGCGATCTCCGCCTCCGTCGCCAAGGCCGCCAAGATGGGCGACTACCTGCGGTACGCCCTGTTCGACAAGTACTTCAAGAAGATCGGCAACTGCACCGACCCGAAGAGCTGTGCCGCCGGCACCGGGCGGGACTCCGAGCACTACCTGCTGGCCTGGTACTACGCCTGGGGCGGTGCGGAACCGGGCGGCGGCTGGGCCTGGCGGATCGGCGACGGCAGCGCCCACCAGGGCTACCAGAACCCGCTCGCCGCCTGGGCGCTGGCCAACGTGCCGAGCCTCACCCCGAAGTCGCCCACCGCCAAGAGCGACTGGTCCACCAGCCTCCAGCGCCAACTGGAGTTCTACCAGTGGCTGCAGTCCGCCGAGGGCGCCATCGCGGGCGGCGCGACCAACAGCTGGAACGGGCAGTACGGCACCCCGCCGGCGGGCACCCCGACGTTCTACGGCATGGCCTACGACTGGCAGCCGGTCTACCACGACCCGCCGAGCAACAACTGGTTCGGCTTCCAGTGCTGGTCGCTGGAGCGCGTCGCGGAGTACTACTACGTGACCGGCAACGCCACCGCGAAGGCCGTCCTCGACAAGTGGGTGGCCTGGGCCATCTCCGAGACCACGGTCACCGCCACCGACTTCAAGATCCCGGGCACCCTGAACTGGAGCGGACAGCCGGACACCTGGAACCCGAGCAGCCCGTCCGGCAACAAGAGCCTGCACGTGACGGTCGTGGACCACGGCAACGACACCGGGGTGGCCGCCGCCTACGTCAAGACGCTCACCTACTACGCGGCCAAGTCCGGTGACACCGCCTCCGCCGCCCTCGCCAAGAAGCTGCTGGACGCGATGGCGACCCTCGCCGACGCCAAGGGCATCACCACACCGGAGACCCGCACGGACTACAGCCGGTTCGGCGATCCGGTCTACGTGCCGTCCGGCTGGTCGGGCAAGATGCCCAATGGCGACCCGGTCAACGCCAACTCCACGTTCCTCTCCATTCGCACCTGGTACAAGAAGGACCCGGACTGGCCCAAGGTCCAGGCGTATCTGGACGGCGGGGCGGCGCCCACCTTCGTCTACCACCGCTTCTGGGCGCAGGCCGACATCGCCATGGCGTACGCCGTGTACGCCGAGCTGATCGTCGGCACCGGGGGAGGCGGCGGCACCGGTGACACCACCCCGCCGACCGTTCCGACGAACCTCGCGGTTGCGGCGACCACGGACACCAGCGTCTCGCTGACCTGGACGGCGTCCACGGACGACGTGGGCGTGGCCGGCTACGACATCTACCGGGGCACGACCCTGGCCGGCAGCGCGGTCACCACCTCGTTCACCGACTCGGGGCTCAAGGCGGCGACGGCGTACTCCTACACGGTCCGGGCGAAGGACGCCGCGGGCAACGTCTCGGCGGCCTCCGGCGCGGTCACCGCCACCACCAAGGCCGGTTCCGGCGGCAACCCCACCGGGGCGGTCAAGGTGCAGTACAAGAACAACGACTCGGCGCCGGGCGACAACCAGATCAAGCCGGGCCTGAAGGTGATCAACACCGGTACGAGCCCGTTGTCCCTGTCCGCCGTCACCCTGCGCTACTGGTTCACCGGCGAGAGCGGCGCGAGCACCTACGGCACCTGGTGCGACTACGCGGCGGTCGGCGCCTCCAACGTCACCCAGAAGGTGGTCGCCGTCTCCTCGCCGAAGGCGGGCGCGGACCACTACCTGGAGGTCGGGTTCACCTCCGGCGCCGGGAGCCTCGCCGCGGGCGCGTCGAGCGGTGACGTCCAGTGCCGGATCGCCAAGAGCGACTGGTCGAACTTCAGCGAGAGCGACGACTACAGCTACGGCAGGAACACCGCCTACACGGACGCCGGCAAGGTGACCGCGTACGTCAACGGAACCCTCGCCTGGGGCACCGAGCCCTGA
- a CDS encoding GH12 family glycosyl hydrolase domain-containing protein, with protein sequence MAVSQPASASTTTDCTQWGTTSVRGGEYIYQQNEWNSSDTQCVSVDDSTGAWTVTQANLSVPTNGAPATYPSIYKGCHWGACTTGSGLPIQVSQLGSSTTSWSTTQPASGAYDVAYDLWFNSTPTTDDQPDGTEVMIWLNSRGGVQPFGSKTATTNVAGHGWDVWTGQQTSWKIISYVLQGGGTSFSNLDVKALIDDAVARGSINPAHYLIDAEAGFEIWQGGQGLASNSFSFSASQKGSSGGSDTTAPSAPTGLAVSGTTSSSVSLKWTASTDNVGVTGYDVYRGSTKVGSTTSTSYTDSGLSASTSYSYTVKAKDAAGNVSAASSAVTATTAASGGGGTPGTGAVKVQYKNNDSAPGDNQIKPGLKVVNSGSSAVDLSKVTIRYYFTGDSGSSSFTTSCDYAAVGCSNLTQKVVALSSPKAGADHYLEVGFTSGAGSLAAGASTGDIQARINKSDWSNFSESDDYSYATNTAYADATKVTVYVNGSLAGGTEPN encoded by the coding sequence ATGGCCGTCAGCCAGCCGGCGTCGGCCAGTACGACGACGGACTGCACGCAGTGGGGAACCACGTCCGTGCGGGGCGGGGAGTACATCTACCAGCAGAACGAATGGAACTCGTCGGACACGCAGTGCGTGAGCGTCGACGACTCGACGGGCGCGTGGACCGTCACCCAGGCGAACCTCAGCGTGCCCACCAACGGCGCCCCGGCCACCTACCCGTCGATCTACAAGGGCTGCCACTGGGGCGCCTGCACCACCGGCAGCGGACTGCCCATCCAGGTCAGCCAGCTGGGCAGCTCGACCACCTCCTGGTCGACCACGCAGCCCGCGTCCGGTGCCTATGACGTCGCGTACGACCTCTGGTTCAACTCGACGCCGACCACGGACGACCAGCCGGACGGCACCGAGGTGATGATCTGGCTCAACAGCCGCGGCGGCGTCCAGCCCTTCGGCAGCAAGACCGCCACCACGAACGTCGCCGGCCACGGCTGGGACGTGTGGACCGGCCAGCAGACCTCCTGGAAGATCATCTCCTACGTCCTCCAGGGCGGCGGCACCTCGTTCAGCAACCTCGACGTCAAGGCCCTGATCGACGACGCGGTGGCGCGCGGCTCCATCAACCCCGCGCACTACCTGATCGACGCCGAGGCCGGCTTCGAGATCTGGCAGGGCGGCCAGGGCCTGGCCAGCAACAGCTTCTCGTTCTCCGCGAGCCAGAAGGGCTCCAGTGGCGGTTCGGACACGACGGCGCCGTCCGCGCCGACGGGTCTGGCGGTGTCGGGGACGACGAGTTCGAGTGTGTCGTTGAAGTGGACGGCGTCCACGGACAACGTGGGGGTCACGGGTTACGACGTGTACCGGGGCTCGACGAAGGTGGGCAGCACCACGTCCACGTCGTACACGGATTCGGGGCTGTCGGCGTCGACGTCGTACTCGTACACGGTGAAGGCGAAGGACGCGGCGGGCAATGTGTCGGCGGCGTCGAGCGCGGTGACGGCGACCACGGCGGCGTCCGGTGGTGGTGGCACTCCGGGTACGGGCGCGGTGAAGGTGCAGTACAAGAACAACGACAGCGCCCCCGGCGACAACCAGATCAAGCCTGGCCTCAAGGTGGTCAACAGCGGCAGCAGCGCGGTGGACTTGTCGAAGGTGACCATCCGCTACTACTTCACCGGTGACAGCGGGTCGTCCTCCTTCACCACGTCGTGCGACTACGCGGCGGTCGGCTGCTCGAACCTGACGCAGAAGGTCGTGGCCCTGTCCTCGCCGAAGGCGGGCGCGGACCACTACCTGGAGGTCGGGTTCACCTCCGGCGCGGGCAGCCTCGCGGCGGGTGCGTCGACCGGTGACATCCAGGCCCGGATCAACAAGAGCGACTGGTCGAACTTCAGCGAGTCCGACGACTACAGCTACGCCACCAACACCGCCTACGCCGACGCCACCAAGGTGACCGTGTACGTCAACGGCAGCCTCGCGGGCGGCACGGAACCGAACTGA
- a CDS encoding endo-1,4-beta-xylanase, which translates to MRSLLHPMRGGGLAVALATLATAGLGLLAVGTAPAAVAQGATLDQLAQAQGRYFGSATDNSELNDSSYTAVLGSEFGSITPGNSMKWDTTEPSQGQFNFSGGDAIVSFAQAHNQQVRGHNLVWHSQLPSWVSNLPAGQVQAAMENHITKEASHYKGKVYAWDVVNEPFNDDGTYRTDAFYNAMGKDYIADALRTAHAADPGAKLYINDYNIDGSGAKADAMYQLASDLKKQGVPLDGIGFQGHLAIQYSFPSNMQQNLQRFADLGLDVAFTELDVRMEMPADSTKLATQADYYRQVTNACLAVSRCVGITVWDFDDKYSWVPSTFQGQGAACLYDENLQQKPAYAAVQTALGGSGGNPPGGGTDTTAPSAPTGLTVSGTTSSSVSLKWTASTDNVGVTGYDVYRGSTKVGSTTSTSYTDSGLSASTSYSYTVKAKDAAGNVSAASSAVTATTAASGGGGTPGTGAVKVQYKNNDSAPGDNQIKPGLKVVNTGSSAVDLSKVTIRYYFTGDSGASTFSAWCDYAAVGCSNVTQKVVALSSPKAGADHYVEIGFTSGAGSLAAGASTGDIQSRINKTDWSNFNESDDYSYATNTAYADASRVTVYVSGTLAGGIEP; encoded by the coding sequence GTGAGATCCCTTCTGCATCCCATGCGTGGTGGGGGGCTGGCGGTCGCGCTGGCCACCCTGGCCACCGCCGGACTCGGCCTGCTCGCCGTCGGAACCGCTCCGGCCGCCGTCGCCCAGGGCGCCACCCTGGACCAGCTGGCGCAGGCGCAGGGCCGCTACTTCGGCTCCGCCACCGACAACTCGGAACTCAACGACTCGTCCTACACCGCCGTACTGGGCAGCGAGTTCGGCTCGATCACGCCCGGCAACTCGATGAAGTGGGACACCACGGAGCCGTCGCAGGGCCAGTTCAACTTCAGCGGCGGCGACGCGATCGTCTCCTTCGCACAGGCCCACAACCAGCAGGTGCGCGGCCACAACCTGGTCTGGCACAGCCAGTTGCCCAGCTGGGTGAGCAACCTTCCGGCCGGCCAGGTACAGGCGGCCATGGAGAACCACATCACCAAGGAGGCCTCCCACTACAAGGGCAAGGTCTACGCCTGGGACGTGGTCAACGAGCCGTTCAACGACGACGGCACCTACCGGACCGACGCCTTCTACAACGCCATGGGCAAGGACTACATCGCGGACGCGCTGAGGACCGCGCACGCCGCCGACCCGGGCGCCAAGCTGTACATCAACGACTACAACATCGACGGCAGCGGCGCCAAGGCCGACGCCATGTACCAACTGGCCAGCGATCTGAAGAAGCAGGGCGTGCCGCTGGACGGCATCGGCTTCCAGGGGCACCTCGCGATCCAGTACTCGTTCCCCTCGAACATGCAGCAGAACCTCCAGCGCTTCGCCGACCTGGGGCTCGACGTCGCGTTCACCGAGCTGGACGTACGCATGGAGATGCCCGCCGACAGCACCAAACTGGCGACCCAGGCCGACTACTACCGCCAGGTGACCAACGCCTGCCTCGCCGTCTCCCGGTGCGTCGGCATCACCGTGTGGGACTTCGACGACAAGTACTCCTGGGTGCCGAGCACCTTCCAGGGACAGGGCGCCGCCTGCCTCTACGACGAGAACCTCCAGCAGAAGCCCGCGTACGCCGCCGTCCAGACCGCCCTCGGCGGTTCCGGCGGCAACCCGCCCGGTGGCGGCACCGATACGACGGCGCCTTCCGCGCCGACGGGTCTGACGGTGTCGGGGACGACGAGTTCGAGTGTGTCGTTGAAGTGGACGGCGTCCACGGACAACGTGGGGGTCACCGGGTACGACGTGTACCGGGGGTCCACGAAGGTGGGCAGCACCACGTCCACGTCGTACACCGACTCGGGGCTGTCGGCGTCGACGTCGTACTCGTACACGGTGAAGGCGAAGGACGCGGCGGGCAATGTGTCGGCGGCGTCGAGCGCGGTGACGGCGACCACGGCGGCGTCCGGTGGTGGTGGCACTCCGGGTACGGGTGCGGTGAAGGTGCAGTACAAGAACAACGACTCGGCGCCGGGTGACAACCAGATCAAGCCGGGTCTGAAGGTGGTCAACACCGGCAGCAGCGCGGTGGACCTGTCGAAGGTGACCATCCGCTACTACTTCACCGGTGACAGCGGTGCCTCCACCTTCAGCGCGTGGTGCGACTACGCGGCCGTCGGCTGCTCGAACGTCACGCAGAAGGTCGTGGCCCTGTCCTCGCCGAAGGCGGGCGCGGACCACTACGTGGAGATCGGGTTCACCTCCGGCGCGGGCAGCCTTGCCGCGGGTGCGTCGACCGGTGACATCCAGAGCCGGATCAACAAGACGGACTGGTCGAACTTCAACGAGAGTGACGACTACAGCTACGCCACCAACACCGCGTACGCCGACGCCAGCAGGGTGACGGTGTACGTGAGCGGCACCCTCGCGGGCGGCATCGAGCCGTAA